The segment CCTCGAGCGCCTCGCGGGGACGGCCGAGGGCGCGCTTCGTCTCGCCGCGCCAGACGTACGCCTCGAAGTCGAGCGGGTACAGGCGCAAGGTCTCGTCGAGCTCCGCGAGCGCCTCGGCGGGCCGGCCGAGCTTCAGCAGCGCCGCGCCCCGCCAGCAGCGCGCGCACTGCGCGCCGAGGGCGGCGGCCTCGTCCAGGAGGCGGAGGGCGCGGTCGTAGCGCCCCGACCACAGCTCGAAGGCCCCACGCCAGGCGAGGACCTGCCCCTTCTCGCTTTCGGGAGCGGCGCGCAGGGCGCGGTCCATCCCGGCGAAGGCCTCGGCGCGGCGCCCCAGGCACAGGTTCGTCTCGGCCAGGAAGCAATGCGCCCTCCAGTCGGCGGGCTTGGCGGCCAGAGAGCGCTTGAACCACGCGGCCGCGTCCTCGAATCGAGACGCCATCATCGCGGCCGACGCCGCCCGGAACCACATCCAGCCGTAGCGCTTCGCCGGGTAGCCCGCGAGGCGCTCGAAATGAGGGAGGCCGTCGGGCCCGCTCAGCGAGCCGCGGTAATAATGGAGCCACGGGCCGCGCGGCTTGGGCCCCAGGGCCCGCTCGAAGGCCCGCAGCTCGCGCAGCAAGGTCTCGCGAGGGGCCCGCTCGTCCCACTCCCACGGGTCCCAGAACCCGCGGATGTCGGGCAAGGTCGGGCCCGCGTCGAGGATCCGCTCGGCCGCCGCGATCGCGTCCTCGTAGCGCCGCAGCTTCATCAGCGCCTTGAACTCGTCGGCGCGGGCGCCGCGCCGCCGCGCCGCGGCGGCGGCCCGGCGCAGCATCCCGCCGGCCGCCGCCGGACGGCCCGCGGCGTCGAGGACCGCGGCGAGGCTCAGGCACGCCGCCGAGTCGAGCGGATCGCAGCGCAGGACGGCGCGGAGCAGGCGCCCGGCGAGGCCGAGGCGGCGGGCGAACAGCGCGTCGAGGCCGCGCGCGCGCAGGAGCTCGGCGAGGCGGCGGCGCGCCTCGGCGTCCTCGGAGGAGACGGCGAGCGCCGCGCTCAGGACCGCGCCCGTCGCCTCCGGGCTCTCCGCGGCGAGCGAGCCCTCGAGGCGCGCGCGCAGCAGCTCGACGAGGAGCCGGCGCGACTCGCCGTCCCCCGGCTCGAAGGCCAGCGCGCGGCGCAGCAGCCGCTCGGCCTCTCGCGGGGCCCCGGCGGACAGCCGGTCCCGGGCGCGCGCGTGCATCCGCTCGAGGAGGCGCCGGCGCGACTCCTTGTCGCGCGGGTCGATCATCAGGGCGCGGCGCAGGACCTTCTCGGCGGCGTCCGTCCGTCCCGCGGCGAGCAGGCCCCGGGCGCGCAGGCGCAGCAGCTCGAGCAGGCGGTGGCGGGATTTCTCGTCGCGCGGCTGCAGGGCCAGCGCGGCCCGCAGCGAGCGCTCCGCGTCGTCCATGCGGCCGCCGGCCTGATGCGCCAGCCCGCGCTGATGCAGCAGCTCGCCCAGGCGGCCGCGCGACCGCCCGTCGCGCGGGGCGACCGCGACGGCCGCGCGCAGGGTCTTCTCCGCGGTCGCCAGCTTCAGGGCCTCCGTCTGCGCGTGAGCGCGCAGGCGCAGCAGGTCGGCCAGCAGCCGCCGGGATTCCTCGTCGGCGGGGGCCAGCGCCAGGGC is part of the Elusimicrobiota bacterium genome and harbors:
- a CDS encoding tetratricopeptide repeat protein; amino-acid sequence: MDQLKLGIGHFNAGRFREALGRFRSAAGPEARVFAAHALESLGRPREALLAFLGAVEDFPLHAPAYAGLAGLMLRRAELAGERAAARRLLALRPRAPAARRLLAGALASCAQAFLAAGRLDAAEAALRRLAALEPAAAEHRGRLISLLRMRAQASAAASGLAAAEKDLRAALALAPADEESRRLLADLLRLRAHAQTEALKLATAEKTLRAAVAVAPRDGRSRGRLGELLHQRGLAHQAGGRMDDAERSLRAALALQPRDEKSRHRLLELLRLRARGLLAAGRTDAAEKVLRRALMIDPRDKESRRRLLERMHARARDRLSAGAPREAERLLRRALAFEPGDGESRRLLVELLRARLEGSLAAESPEATGAVLSAALAVSSEDAEARRRLAELLRARGLDALFARRLGLAGRLLRAVLRCDPLDSAACLSLAAVLDAAGRPAAAGGMLRRAAAAARRRGARADEFKALMKLRRYEDAIAAAERILDAGPTLPDIRGFWDPWEWDERAPRETLLRELRAFERALGPKPRGPWLHYYRGSLSGPDGLPHFERLAGYPAKRYGWMWFRAASAAMMASRFEDAAAWFKRSLAAKPADWRAHCFLAETNLCLGRRAEAFAGMDRALRAAPESEKGQVLAWRGAFELWSGRYDRALRLLDEAAALGAQCARCWRGAALLKLGRPAEALAELDETLRLYPLDFEAYVWRGETKRALGRPREALEDLDPRAAGDSGPATPVWLWARFNRALAKAALGDEAGMNAEFEAIPAPVIAHIRERTGLEKKEDLLEAGLRLSRGFRRDEYGQAIWLAARP